From Chlamydiota bacterium, one genomic window encodes:
- a CDS encoding nucleotidyl transferase AbiEii/AbiGii toxin family protein — protein sequence MSVKIIQERLNSYACQTEQEEENALREITQEIALAALSRAGFFKEAAFQGGTCLRVLYGLERFSEDIDFALQAINRDFKLEGYLKNLAVEFQSYGYQLEIQDRQKVSDTVKKVFLKDDSVGKLLIFKHSRWTRASRKIRVKLEIDTNPPEGSQFEVKFLDFPFPFPVTVHDLPTLFAGKSHALLCREYVKGRDWYDFVWYTSRKTPINFKFLASAIFQQGPCQNQNLNIDQVWYCREMENKIRSMDWERVKEDVKRFLKKGSEGMLEFWNEAFFLERLNKWG from the coding sequence GTGAGTGTAAAAATCATTCAAGAAAGGCTGAATTCCTATGCTTGTCAAACCGAGCAGGAGGAGGAAAATGCCCTACGAGAGATCACCCAGGAAATTGCTTTAGCAGCTTTGTCGCGAGCAGGCTTCTTTAAAGAAGCAGCTTTTCAGGGTGGAACTTGCCTGAGAGTACTTTATGGGCTTGAACGCTTTTCAGAGGATATTGACTTTGCTTTACAGGCCATCAATCGAGATTTTAAATTAGAGGGGTATTTAAAAAATTTAGCGGTAGAATTCCAATCCTATGGCTATCAATTAGAAATTCAGGATCGGCAAAAAGTAAGCGACACCGTTAAGAAGGTTTTTTTAAAAGATGATTCTGTCGGGAAATTGCTTATTTTTAAACATTCAAGGTGGACCCGAGCCTCGCGAAAGATTCGGGTGAAGTTGGAAATTGATACAAACCCTCCCGAGGGGAGCCAATTTGAAGTGAAGTTCTTGGATTTTCCATTTCCTTTTCCGGTCACGGTACATGATTTGCCTACTTTGTTTGCAGGTAAAAGTCATGCGCTTCTTTGCCGAGAATATGTGAAGGGAAGGGATTGGTATGATTTTGTGTGGTACACTTCGCGTAAGACCCCTATTAATTTTAAATTTTTAGCCTCAGCAATTTTTCAGCAAGGCCCCTGTCAGAATCAGAATTTGAATATAGATCAGGTGTGGTATTGTCGTGAAATGGAGAATAAAATTCGCTCCATGGATTGGGAAAGGGTTAAAGAAGATGTAAAGCGTTTTCTAAAAAAGGGGAGCGAGGGAATGCTCGAGTTTTGGAATGAAGCATTTTTTTTGGAGAGACTCAATAAATGGGGATAA
- a CDS encoding PAS domain S-box protein, giving the protein MSQFSETKNLLDNILQSSIKYSIIGKDLNNRILSWNEGARRYYGYSEQEILGKNSEILHRPQDVKSGAVKKLLDAALDKGLAEGEFERVRKDGSHFAASVVVTRRNDASGNPIGFLLMSSDISEKKQAEEKLRFASQYARSLIEASLDPLVTISPEGKITDVNEGSIKVTGVPREKLIGTDFSNYFTEPEKAREGYQQVFAKGSVTDYPLTIRHKDGRLTDVLYNASVYKDASGSVLGVFAAARDVTAQKRAETEIAEQRAKELERLAELERFQKLTVGRELKMIELKKEIEEFKNVISIKKG; this is encoded by the coding sequence ATGTCCCAGTTCAGCGAAACGAAGAACCTTCTGGATAACATTTTGCAAAGCTCCATTAAATACTCCATCATAGGAAAGGACCTCAACAACCGCATTCTCTCGTGGAACGAGGGGGCACGGCGGTATTACGGGTATTCGGAGCAAGAAATCCTCGGAAAGAACTCCGAGATTCTTCACAGACCCCAGGATGTGAAATCCGGCGCCGTCAAAAAGCTTCTGGACGCCGCCTTAGATAAGGGATTGGCTGAGGGTGAATTTGAGCGCGTCCGCAAGGACGGATCTCACTTCGCGGCGAGCGTTGTTGTTACCCGCCGCAACGATGCCTCAGGAAATCCCATCGGTTTTCTGCTCATGTCCAGCGATATCTCGGAGAAAAAGCAGGCTGAGGAGAAGCTGCGCTTTGCTTCGCAATACGCCAGAAGCCTCATTGAGGCCTCTTTGGATCCACTGGTTACGATCAGCCCCGAGGGAAAAATCACCGACGTCAACGAAGGGTCCATCAAGGTGACCGGTGTGCCGCGGGAAAAACTCATCGGGACTGACTTCTCCAACTATTTTACCGAGCCCGAGAAGGCCCGTGAAGGATACCAGCAGGTGTTCGCCAAGGGCTCCGTCACCGACTACCCGCTGACCATCCGTCACAAGGACGGGCGGTTAACCGACGTTCTCTACAACGCCTCGGTGTACAAGGACGCGAGCGGCAGCGTGCTAGGCGTCTTCGCCGCCGCACGTGATGTGACCGCGCAGAAGAGGGCTGAGACCGAGATTGCCGAGCAACGGGCCAAGGAGCTGGAGAGATTGGCGGAGCTGGAGCGATTCCAGAAGCTGACGGTCGGTCGCGAACTCAAGATGATCGAGCTCAAGAAAGAGATCGAGGAGTTTAAAAATGTCATTTCAATCAAAAAGGGATGA